One genomic region from Phorcysia thermohydrogeniphila encodes:
- a CDS encoding GGDEF domain-containing protein — MESLKRFLLKRSSVIFIFSIVAIVAFSYVSTRDVGKIYNKNYLYITALAGKSLRYITDIYYNDYLIYQNLKNVKYRINDVEAVYLFFRGKEYLYSEGVSGDYFPLFRKCHEVEKEKMISVDGKVLVCYPFHEELASELLRDTRKEGVFAILFDKKYVEVILKDWFLKNLVLLFLLFGVGTLIVVAILVRISENFRLLESMIRRTEEFLKRENLAQEYKKELQKFVDSFSFLEFSKIGNLIINLMGRVVELTQRLKEQAIVDALTGLYNRNYLEQFVDKIVNLVQRQGLPLAVAMIDIDNFKQVNDTYGHKKGDEVLRTLGKIVKSSVRRSDIAIRYGGEEILIIFPNSKKEYAKYVVNRIKERLKSYDFGIGRPVTFSAGIAGYPEEVKDLSSLNSIIEIADKKLYLAKKKGKDRIEL, encoded by the coding sequence ATGGAATCGCTAAAGAGGTTTCTCCTTAAAAGGTCGTCGGTAATTTTCATTTTCTCTATAGTGGCTATAGTAGCCTTTAGTTACGTTTCAACAAGGGATGTTGGCAAGATTTACAATAAAAATTACCTCTACATAACTGCACTTGCGGGAAAAAGCCTTCGTTATATAACTGATATATACTACAATGATTACCTTATTTATCAGAATTTGAAAAACGTTAAATATAGAATCAATGACGTTGAAGCGGTCTATCTGTTTTTTAGAGGGAAAGAATACCTGTATTCCGAAGGTGTTTCTGGGGACTACTTCCCTCTCTTTAGGAAGTGTCACGAAGTTGAAAAAGAAAAAATGATTTCAGTTGATGGAAAGGTTCTTGTATGCTATCCATTTCATGAAGAGTTAGCTTCAGAACTTTTAAGGGATACGCGAAAAGAGGGAGTATTTGCCATTCTATTTGATAAAAAATACGTTGAGGTTATTCTAAAGGACTGGTTTTTAAAGAACTTGGTACTGCTGTTTCTACTCTTTGGTGTGGGAACCTTGATTGTTGTGGCTATTCTTGTTCGTATTTCTGAAAACTTCCGTCTTTTGGAGAGTATGATTAGGAGGACGGAGGAGTTTCTGAAGAGAGAGAACTTAGCACAGGAATATAAAAAGGAACTCCAGAAATTTGTTGACTCGTTTTCTTTCTTGGAGTTCAGCAAGATAGGAAACCTAATAATAAACTTGATGGGAAGAGTTGTAGAGCTTACCCAGAGGTTAAAGGAGCAGGCTATAGTTGATGCTTTGACAGGTCTTTATAACAGGAACTACTTGGAACAGTTTGTAGATAAAATAGTTAACTTGGTCCAAAGACAGGGACTTCCGTTAGCTGTAGCGATGATTGACATAGATAATTTTAAACAGGTAAATGATACCTACGGTCACAAGAAAGGGGACGAGGTTTTAAGAACCCTTGGAAAGATTGTTAAGTCTTCCGTAAGGAGGTCGGATATTGCCATTCGTTACGGAGGAGAAGAGATACTTATTATCTTTCCTAACAGTAAGAAAGAGTATGCTAAGTATGTTGTGAATAGGATTAAAGAAAGGTTGAAGAGTTACGACTTTGGCATAGGAAGGCCTGTAACCTTTAGTGCTGGTATCGCAGGTTACCCAGAAGAAGTTAAAGATTTGAGTTCTCTCAACAGTATAATTGAGATAGCGGATAAAAAACTTTATTTAGCCAAGAAGAAAGGCAAGGACAGAATAGAGCTATAG
- a CDS encoding LysM peptidoglycan-binding domain-containing protein — MKKILAALSIALISGIATGTNQANATENYILYAPDFAFYPEALFKAYKKAKEEHKELLAKLEKCRKELALLRAKEEELKERFGVVSSEVDKLRRELEERENLLKRLQRLEEIARQKVDRCKELLEKWQSLPKSYVVKKGDTLWGIASKDYIYGDPWQWPLIYKANRDKIKNPHLIFPKQKLKIPRDITCEDIIKARKEALRTPPPPGVKPKKVGPVKAEEIPTTATDYFLCKKCKK, encoded by the coding sequence ATGAAAAAAATATTAGCAGCTTTATCAATAGCACTTATAAGCGGAATTGCTACAGGCACAAACCAAGCTAACGCCACAGAAAACTACATCCTATATGCTCCAGACTTTGCATTCTACCCAGAAGCCCTCTTTAAGGCCTACAAGAAGGCAAAAGAGGAACATAAGGAACTTCTTGCAAAGCTTGAAAAGTGTAGAAAAGAGCTTGCCCTCCTGAGAGCAAAAGAAGAAGAGCTAAAGGAACGCTTTGGGGTTGTATCTTCTGAAGTTGACAAACTAAGGAGAGAGTTAGAAGAAAGAGAAAACCTCTTAAAGCGGTTACAAAGGCTTGAAGAAATCGCCCGTCAAAAGGTGGACAGGTGCAAGGAGCTCCTTGAAAAGTGGCAATCCCTTCCAAAGAGTTACGTAGTCAAGAAAGGGGACACTCTATGGGGAATAGCTTCAAAAGATTACATCTACGGAGACCCATGGCAGTGGCCTTTAATTTACAAAGCAAACAGGGACAAGATTAAGAATCCCCACCTTATCTTTCCCAAGCAGAAGCTCAAAATACCGAGAGATATCACTTGCGAAGATATAATAAAAGCCCGCAAGGAAGCTCTTAGGACCCCACCACCTCCCGGAGTAAAGCCTAAGAAAGTAGGGCCCGTAAAGGCTGAGGAGATACCAACAACCGCTACAGATTACTTCCTCTGCAAGAAGTGTAAGAAATAG
- a CDS encoding efflux RND transporter permease subunit, producing the protein MKNVQLGIAGNITKKFITSKLTPLFLLASILIGLAAIVLTPKEEEPQIVVPMVDIFIPYPGASAKEVERKVTTEFEKLIWEIKGMDYVYSVSKPGMALIVARFKVGEDMEDSLVKLYNKLMSNMDKLPPGALQPLVKPMDINDVPIVALTLWSEKRTPYELRQIAKELCLQLKQVEDVSKTWIIGGDTKRYKVLIDKNKLKSYHLSLLQVVQAIRSANQKLPAGKVVEDNTEFPVEAGEFIKTIDDLKNVVVAVYRGKPVYLKDVATVTDAPIDPENYVFIGFGPNAEKKGVSREFIEKHGNQFPAVTIAIAKKKGTNAVVVAKEILKKLEEIKPKILPKDVHVTVTRNYGKTAQDKFDELMFHLGVAIFAVVIFIGLTLGVKEAFVVSIAIPTTLALTLFIDLLTGYTLNRVTLFALIFTLGLLVDDAIVVVENIHRHLKLKERPPLQAAIYAVAEVGNPTILATFTVIAALLPMAFVSGLMGPYMRPIPVNASIAMFFSLIVAFVISPWAAYYLLKKEAEEEEEKFDLKKSFTYRAYNKIVRPLLESAWKRWAFLSAVLLMMVGAVSMFYTKTVIVKLLPFDNKSEFQVVVDMPEGTSLEETARVVKAITEYLSSIPEVTDYEAYIGTASPFDFNGLVRHYYLRQGGNVADIRVNLIDKHERKRQSHDIAKEERPKIQEVAKAVNPEANIKIVEVPPGPPVLSTLVAEIYGKDDEVRRRIALQIAEVFRKTEGVVDVDTLVDADYYKYEVKINRRKARESGVTEEQITKTISIALQGAPVSVAHTDLDSDPVKIFVRLPREQREKIEDILSLSVMNRQGKLIPLRELVEIVKVPADKTIYHKNLHPVSYVIGDVAGKYEAPIYPILAINKYLSENPLPEGYKIDYTFIPPSMPKDDFKPMMKWDGEWQITYETFRDMGAAFAVALILIYLLIVGQFQSFVIPMIIMVPIPLTMIGIVPGHWIMTKLLGKTTYFTATSMIGFIALAGIVVRNSIILVDFILMKKKEGAPLKESIIEAGAVRFRPIVLTAAAAMVGAAVILLDPIFQGLAISLLFGVFASTTLTLVVIPVIYYMIEKKRWNEQQN; encoded by the coding sequence ATGAAAAACGTTCAGCTTGGAATAGCGGGAAACATAACCAAAAAGTTCATAACCTCTAAGCTTACGCCTCTCTTCTTGCTGGCATCAATACTCATAGGACTTGCTGCTATCGTCCTCACTCCCAAGGAAGAGGAACCCCAGATAGTCGTCCCTATGGTTGATATCTTCATTCCTTATCCGGGAGCTTCTGCAAAAGAGGTTGAAAGGAAAGTTACGACGGAGTTTGAAAAGCTGATTTGGGAAATAAAGGGAATGGACTACGTTTACTCCGTGTCCAAGCCGGGAATGGCGCTGATAGTTGCAAGGTTTAAAGTCGGCGAGGACATGGAGGACTCCCTTGTAAAACTCTACAACAAGCTAATGTCAAACATGGACAAGCTCCCGCCGGGAGCTCTCCAACCTCTCGTTAAACCGATGGACATAAACGACGTTCCGATAGTCGCCTTAACTCTCTGGAGCGAAAAGAGGACTCCCTACGAGCTAAGGCAGATAGCAAAGGAGCTCTGCTTACAGCTCAAGCAGGTAGAAGACGTTTCAAAGACGTGGATAATCGGCGGCGATACTAAGAGGTATAAGGTTTTAATAGACAAGAACAAGCTCAAGAGCTACCATCTCTCCCTCCTTCAGGTAGTTCAGGCCATAAGGTCTGCTAACCAGAAACTCCCAGCCGGAAAGGTTGTTGAAGATAACACTGAATTCCCCGTTGAAGCGGGAGAGTTCATAAAAACGATAGACGACCTTAAAAACGTCGTCGTTGCCGTTTACAGGGGCAAACCTGTTTACCTAAAGGACGTTGCGACCGTTACAGATGCCCCAATTGACCCTGAGAACTACGTCTTCATAGGTTTTGGTCCAAACGCCGAGAAAAAAGGAGTAAGCAGGGAATTTATAGAAAAGCACGGCAACCAGTTCCCGGCAGTTACAATAGCAATTGCTAAGAAGAAAGGAACAAACGCTGTTGTAGTTGCCAAGGAAATACTTAAAAAGCTTGAAGAAATAAAGCCCAAAATACTTCCAAAAGACGTCCACGTTACCGTTACGAGGAACTACGGTAAAACCGCTCAGGACAAGTTTGACGAGCTAATGTTCCACTTAGGAGTGGCTATTTTCGCAGTTGTTATATTCATAGGCTTAACCCTTGGAGTAAAAGAGGCCTTCGTTGTATCCATCGCAATTCCGACAACCTTAGCACTAACTCTCTTTATTGACCTCTTAACAGGCTACACCCTCAACCGCGTTACCCTCTTTGCCCTAATATTCACCTTAGGTCTCCTTGTTGACGATGCAATCGTAGTAGTTGAGAATATCCATAGGCACCTCAAGCTAAAAGAGAGGCCCCCACTTCAGGCGGCTATATACGCCGTAGCAGAGGTTGGTAACCCGACAATCCTCGCGACCTTTACCGTTATAGCTGCCCTCCTGCCGATGGCATTCGTCAGCGGCCTCATGGGTCCCTACATGAGGCCAATTCCAGTTAACGCCTCAATTGCAATGTTCTTCTCCCTCATAGTCGCATTCGTAATTTCCCCTTGGGCTGCTTACTACCTCCTAAAGAAAGAGGCTGAAGAAGAAGAGGAAAAGTTTGACCTAAAGAAGAGCTTCACCTACAGGGCTTACAACAAAATTGTAAGGCCCCTCCTTGAGTCCGCTTGGAAGAGGTGGGCTTTCCTCTCTGCCGTCCTCCTCATGATGGTAGGAGCCGTTTCAATGTTCTACACAAAGACAGTTATCGTTAAGCTCCTCCCCTTTGACAACAAGAGCGAGTTCCAAGTAGTCGTAGATATGCCTGAAGGTACTTCACTTGAAGAAACTGCAAGGGTAGTAAAAGCTATTACAGAGTACCTCTCTAGCATCCCAGAGGTTACAGACTACGAAGCCTATATAGGAACGGCATCTCCCTTTGACTTTAACGGACTTGTAAGACACTACTACCTAAGGCAAGGCGGAAACGTTGCAGATATAAGGGTTAACCTCATAGATAAGCACGAGAGGAAGCGTCAGTCCCACGACATTGCAAAAGAAGAAAGGCCTAAGATTCAAGAGGTAGCTAAAGCAGTCAACCCTGAAGCTAACATTAAAATCGTTGAAGTTCCTCCGGGTCCTCCGGTTCTCTCAACCCTTGTCGCAGAAATCTACGGAAAAGACGATGAGGTTAGGAGAAGGATAGCCCTGCAGATTGCCGAAGTATTCAGGAAGACGGAAGGTGTAGTTGACGTTGACACCCTCGTTGACGCCGACTACTACAAGTACGAGGTGAAAATAAACAGGCGTAAAGCAAGGGAGTCCGGCGTAACAGAGGAACAGATTACCAAGACTATCAGCATTGCCCTTCAAGGAGCTCCAGTTAGCGTTGCCCATACAGACCTTGACTCAGACCCAGTCAAGATATTCGTGAGGCTTCCAAGGGAGCAAAGGGAAAAAATTGAGGACATCCTCAGCCTCTCTGTAATGAACAGGCAGGGTAAACTCATTCCTTTAAGGGAGCTCGTAGAGATAGTTAAAGTTCCAGCGGATAAAACTATCTACCACAAGAACCTCCACCCCGTTTCCTACGTAATTGGAGACGTGGCAGGAAAATACGAAGCTCCAATCTACCCGATACTGGCAATTAACAAGTACCTTTCAGAGAATCCGCTCCCCGAAGGCTACAAGATAGACTACACCTTCATTCCACCGTCCATGCCAAAAGACGACTTTAAGCCAATGATGAAGTGGGACGGAGAGTGGCAGATTACGTATGAGACCTTCAGGGATATGGGAGCTGCCTTTGCAGTTGCCCTAATCCTTATTTACCTCCTTATCGTTGGTCAGTTCCAGTCCTTCGTAATTCCGATGATAATCATGGTTCCAATTCCGCTAACCATGATAGGAATTGTCCCCGGCCACTGGATAATGACAAAGCTCCTTGGAAAGACAACCTACTTTACAGCTACATCAATGATAGGGTTTATAGCTCTCGCAGGTATAGTTGTTAGGAACTCCATTATCTTGGTTGACTTTATCCTGATGAAGAAAAAAGAGGGAGCTCCGTTAAAAGAGTCCATCATAGAGGCCGGTGCAGTTAGGTTTAGACCAATAGTCCTCACAGCAGCTGCAGCAATGGTCGGCGCAGCGGTTATCCTCCTTGACCCGATATTCCAAGGACTTGCAATTTCCCTCCTCTTTGGCGTCTTTGCCTCAACAACGCTAACCCTTGTAGTAATTCCGGTTATCTACTACATGATTGAGAAAAAGCGGTGGAACGAACAGCAAAACTAA
- a CDS encoding efflux RND transporter periplasmic adaptor subunit, whose product MARRLLIAAALLLAVSSCGSEESSLEPLKVKTVTGVKTATVQSTTVEEKETFSGTVIPDQEIFISPKVVGYLIEVKATPGKKVKKGEVLAVIDSSDIRPDVEKAKAGIKEIEAALKEISQAMEEVRAHRRAAEANLLLAEKTYRRFEELLKADAVSKQKFDEVKTQYEAAKANLEAVKAKEAQLKEREKALLAKKEQIEADLKKASAYLSYTYLKSPVDGVVLQKLVDSGNLVSPQTPVFKIGTYPLKVRAFIDNTYAGKIHVGDKVTVKVKGLKLVGTVSEVDRSSDPVSHKFGVKVTLPEAPNVIPGTYAVIEFPISSRKEISIPASAVYRVGSLEYVFVIENGTAHLRLIKTGKRKGDRVTVISGLHEGETIAVSGVSKLCDGAKVEG is encoded by the coding sequence ATGGCGAGAAGGCTACTCATTGCCGCTGCACTCCTTTTGGCCGTTTCTTCCTGCGGTAGCGAAGAGTCATCGCTTGAACCGCTCAAAGTGAAAACTGTAACGGGAGTTAAAACGGCAACCGTTCAGTCAACCACCGTAGAAGAAAAGGAAACGTTCTCCGGAACTGTAATTCCCGACCAAGAAATATTTATCTCCCCCAAGGTCGTAGGTTATCTCATAGAAGTAAAAGCTACTCCCGGAAAGAAAGTAAAGAAGGGAGAGGTTCTCGCCGTTATTGACAGCAGCGATATAAGGCCGGACGTTGAAAAGGCAAAAGCCGGTATTAAAGAGATAGAGGCCGCCCTTAAAGAGATTTCCCAAGCTATGGAAGAAGTTAGAGCTCACAGGAGAGCTGCCGAGGCAAATCTACTCTTAGCCGAGAAAACTTACAGAAGGTTTGAAGAGCTCTTAAAGGCCGATGCCGTTTCAAAGCAGAAGTTTGATGAAGTTAAAACCCAGTATGAGGCTGCAAAGGCAAACCTTGAAGCCGTAAAGGCCAAAGAGGCCCAGCTTAAAGAAAGGGAAAAGGCACTCCTTGCAAAGAAAGAACAGATAGAGGCGGACCTTAAAAAAGCAAGCGCCTACCTCTCCTACACCTACCTAAAGTCACCGGTTGACGGTGTTGTCCTCCAGAAGCTCGTTGACAGCGGCAATCTGGTCTCACCCCAGACTCCTGTATTTAAAATAGGGACATACCCTCTAAAGGTTAGAGCTTTTATAGATAACACTTATGCGGGTAAAATCCACGTAGGTGACAAAGTAACTGTAAAAGTAAAAGGACTAAAGCTTGTAGGAACGGTATCGGAGGTTGACAGGAGCTCCGACCCCGTTTCCCACAAGTTCGGAGTAAAAGTTACTCTCCCCGAAGCTCCAAATGTAATACCCGGAACTTACGCAGTTATTGAATTTCCTATATCCTCAAGAAAAGAGATATCAATCCCTGCCTCTGCAGTTTACAGAGTAGGCTCCCTTGAGTACGTCTTTGTTATAGAGAACGGCACTGCCCACCTAAGGCTCATAAAGACAGGAAAGAGGAAAGGGGATAGGGTCACCGTTATTTCGGGACTTCACGAAGGAGAGACAATAGCTGTTTCCGGCGTAAGTAAACTCTGCGACGGAGCAAAGGTAGAGGGGTAA
- a CDS encoding glutamine amidotransferase-related protein: MKLLAIKNIEIEGLGNFKKSFERRGVEITEINAFNGEEAREEDFDILLILGGPMGVYEEDKYPFLSYEKELIKKFYSSGKKVLGVCLGAQLIASAFGAKVYKGKWGKEIGWDFIYPQDQLEVIYQSEIEVFHWHGDTFDLPEGAVRMASSVKYRNQAFRIGNQVVGLQFHLEVTQEDVEKWIEAYREELKEEGIDTGIVRGTEEKWKRLELYCDVFVNYFLKL, encoded by the coding sequence ATGAAACTCTTAGCCATAAAAAACATTGAAATAGAAGGACTTGGAAACTTTAAAAAGAGCTTTGAGAGGAGGGGAGTTGAGATAACAGAAATTAACGCCTTTAATGGGGAAGAGGCCAGAGAGGAGGACTTTGACATACTCCTTATTTTAGGCGGCCCAATGGGAGTTTACGAAGAGGACAAGTACCCCTTCCTCTCCTACGAGAAAGAGCTCATAAAGAAGTTCTACAGCTCAGGAAAGAAGGTTCTTGGAGTGTGTTTGGGAGCCCAGCTCATAGCGAGCGCTTTCGGTGCAAAGGTCTACAAGGGCAAGTGGGGGAAAGAAATAGGCTGGGACTTTATCTACCCTCAGGACCAGCTTGAAGTGATATACCAGAGCGAGATTGAGGTCTTCCACTGGCATGGGGATACCTTTGACCTTCCAGAAGGTGCTGTAAGAATGGCCTCCTCCGTAAAGTACAGGAATCAAGCCTTTAGGATAGGAAACCAAGTTGTTGGCCTCCAGTTCCACTTGGAAGTTACTCAGGAAGACGTGGAAAAGTGGATAGAGGCCTATAGAGAAGAACTCAAGGAGGAGGGGATAGACACAGGCATCGTCAGGGGAACTGAGGAAAAGTGGAAGAGGTTAGAACTCTACTGCGATGTCTTCGTTAACTACTTCCTAAAACTTTAG
- a CDS encoding TldD/PmbA family protein, which translates to MLLDFKELGIFGAKELKKKGADYGDLFFEKRFTFTAKCEDNRIENISSGLEAGVGIRYIKNFKTYYGFTNELSEESIRRVIESLAAAADAEKEVVLDFNTREPRYSNLVSGMDFEVPVEKKIDLLLRANDVARSHGDRIKQVTVVLRDQLQEVTIVNTNGDIVEDVRPRIVFYTLVVASDGNVLQTGYEPVGHLGDYSIFEKYPPEEIAKQAAERALRMLSAKPAPAGKFTVVISSKAGGTMIHEAVGHGLEADLANQGLSVYSGKIGEKVASELITVIDDGSMAGMYGSSGYDDEGTPTRKNVLIENGVLKSFMYDLTEAMKSGEFSTGNGRRQSYMHVPIPRMTNTYIAPGDTDPEEIIRDTKKGILVVKMGGGQVNTVNGDFIFEVSEGYLIENGEVTEPIRGVSLIGNGPEVLRQIDAVGNDLGFSIGTCGKDGQGVPVSDGLPTIRIPEITVGGTK; encoded by the coding sequence ATGCTTCTGGACTTTAAAGAGCTTGGAATCTTCGGAGCTAAAGAGCTCAAGAAAAAAGGCGCAGACTACGGAGACCTTTTCTTTGAGAAGAGGTTCACTTTTACCGCCAAGTGTGAGGACAACAGGATTGAAAACATCTCCTCTGGCTTAGAAGCTGGAGTTGGCATTCGCTACATTAAGAACTTCAAAACCTACTACGGGTTCACAAACGAGCTTTCAGAGGAATCTATCAGAAGAGTTATAGAGAGCTTAGCAGCTGCCGCTGACGCCGAAAAAGAGGTTGTCCTTGACTTTAACACGAGAGAGCCTCGCTACAGCAACTTAGTTAGCGGGATGGACTTTGAAGTTCCTGTGGAGAAGAAAATTGACCTGCTCCTTCGCGCCAACGACGTTGCCCGTTCCCACGGCGACAGGATTAAACAGGTAACTGTTGTCTTAAGAGACCAACTTCAAGAAGTAACAATCGTTAATACAAACGGCGATATTGTTGAAGATGTAAGGCCAAGAATTGTTTTCTATACCCTCGTTGTAGCCTCAGACGGGAACGTCCTCCAGACGGGCTATGAGCCAGTTGGTCACCTTGGAGACTACTCAATATTTGAAAAGTACCCACCAGAGGAGATAGCTAAACAGGCGGCGGAGAGAGCTCTAAGGATGCTCTCCGCAAAGCCAGCACCGGCCGGGAAGTTTACCGTTGTAATTTCCTCAAAGGCCGGCGGAACGATGATACACGAGGCCGTTGGCCACGGCCTTGAAGCAGACCTTGCAAATCAGGGACTATCAGTATACTCAGGAAAAATCGGTGAAAAAGTGGCCTCTGAGCTCATCACGGTTATTGATGATGGTAGTATGGCTGGAATGTACGGGAGCTCCGGCTACGACGATGAGGGAACTCCTACCCGCAAAAATGTCCTCATAGAAAACGGTGTTCTTAAAAGCTTCATGTACGACCTCACTGAGGCTATGAAGAGCGGCGAGTTCTCAACCGGGAACGGAAGGAGACAGTCCTACATGCACGTTCCAATCCCGAGGATGACAAACACCTACATAGCCCCGGGAGACACCGACCCAGAAGAAATAATAAGGGACACAAAAAAAGGCATACTCGTCGTAAAAATGGGAGGCGGTCAAGTAAATACGGTAAACGGGGACTTTATCTTTGAAGTGTCAGAGGGCTACCTCATTGAAAACGGCGAAGTTACAGAGCCCATAAGGGGTGTTTCGCTGATAGGTAACGGTCCTGAGGTTCTCCGTCAGATAGACGCTGTCGGTAACGACTTAGGATTCTCCATTGGAACGTGCGGAAAAGATGGACAAGGCGTTCCGGTTTCTGATGGACTCCCCACGATTAGAATTCCAGAAATTACGGTGGGAGGAACGAAATGA
- a CDS encoding NAD+ synthase, translating into MREKIAELLSIKDKEFIKKVLVQFIRQEFHKAGFKKAVIGISGGVDSALSAFLGVLALGKENVIGISMPYRTSAKESVEDARLVAKTLGIEFHEIDITSQVDAYYSNFPDADNIRRGNKMARERMSILYDFAHWKGALVLGTSNKSELLIGYSTRWGDGAHDINPLGDLYKTQVWEMAAYVGVPERIVKKKPSADLWPGQTDEGEIGLSYRLLDEILVAYVELRLRKEEIVALGYEEKVVDKVLKMVRTSQYKRRLPIICKIAQRTVDKDFLYLRDWGL; encoded by the coding sequence ATGAGGGAGAAAATTGCAGAGCTCCTTTCAATAAAAGACAAAGAGTTCATCAAAAAGGTCCTTGTCCAGTTCATAAGGCAGGAGTTTCACAAGGCCGGCTTTAAAAAGGCAGTTATAGGCATCTCCGGAGGCGTAGATTCAGCTCTATCTGCATTCTTAGGCGTTTTAGCCCTCGGCAAGGAAAACGTTATCGGCATTTCCATGCCCTATAGAACCAGCGCAAAGGAGTCAGTTGAGGACGCAAGGCTCGTTGCAAAGACCCTTGGTATTGAGTTCCACGAGATAGACATTACCTCTCAGGTAGATGCCTACTACAGCAACTTCCCCGACGCAGACAACATCAGGCGCGGCAATAAGATGGCAAGGGAGAGGATGAGCATCCTCTACGACTTTGCCCACTGGAAGGGAGCTTTAGTCCTTGGAACAAGCAACAAGAGCGAGCTCCTCATTGGCTACTCAACTCGCTGGGGCGACGGCGCTCACGATATCAACCCCTTAGGAGACCTCTATAAAACTCAAGTTTGGGAAATGGCCGCTTACGTTGGAGTCCCGGAAAGAATTGTTAAGAAAAAGCCGTCAGCAGACCTCTGGCCGGGACAGACGGATGAAGGGGAAATAGGACTTTCCTACCGTCTCCTTGACGAGATTTTGGTGGCTTACGTGGAGCTCCGCCTCAGGAAAGAAGAGATAGTAGCCTTAGGCTACGAGGAAAAGGTTGTGGACAAAGTTTTAAAAATGGTAAGAACCTCCCAGTATAAGAGGAGACTTCCAATAATCTGTAAAATTGCCCAGAGAACGGTAGATAAAGACTTCCTCTACCTTAGAGACTGGGGGCTGTAA
- a CDS encoding nitrilase-related carbon-nitrogen hydrolase → MRVSVAQVYPKLGDVEANIEKTVAFVKEAIREKSSLCIFPELSLTGYTLQDLTFEVAMTREDERLIPLLELSREIGIIVGLIEETEENLFFNSAFYMKDGKIVHVHRKVYLPTYGMFDEARFTGAGNKVETFSSPVGKGCILICEDLWHFSTVYLAFIQGAKHIFALSASPGRGYREEGMFGNAEVWMNMGEFYSRMTGSYFFFVNRVGTEDGFVFSGKSFVADPYGNIVAEGSPFEEELITVEIKESLIRSARINLPLLRDEKPEMVMNNLRRILG, encoded by the coding sequence ATGAGGGTTTCGGTTGCACAGGTTTACCCAAAGCTTGGAGACGTAGAGGCAAATATTGAGAAAACGGTAGCCTTTGTAAAAGAGGCGATAAGGGAAAAATCCTCCCTCTGCATCTTCCCAGAACTTAGCCTTACAGGATACACCCTACAGGATTTAACCTTTGAAGTGGCAATGACCCGTGAAGACGAGAGGTTAATTCCCCTTTTAGAGCTCAGTAGGGAAATAGGAATAATCGTTGGACTTATTGAGGAAACAGAAGAGAACCTCTTCTTTAACTCTGCCTTCTACATGAAGGACGGCAAAATAGTTCACGTTCACAGGAAAGTTTACCTTCCAACCTACGGAATGTTTGACGAAGCAAGGTTTACAGGAGCAGGGAACAAGGTTGAAACTTTCTCCTCACCAGTTGGAAAGGGGTGCATACTCATATGTGAGGACCTCTGGCACTTTTCAACGGTTTATTTAGCCTTTATTCAGGGAGCAAAACACATCTTTGCACTATCTGCCAGCCCCGGTAGAGGGTACAGGGAAGAGGGAATGTTCGGTAACGCTGAAGTCTGGATGAACATGGGGGAGTTCTACTCCCGAATGACGGGCAGTTACTTTTTCTTTGTTAACAGGGTCGGGACAGAAGACGGTTTTGTCTTCTCTGGAAAATCCTTCGTTGCAGACCCTTACGGTAACATCGTTGCAGAAGGGTCTCCTTTTGAGGAGGAACTCATCACCGTTGAAATCAAGGAGTCTTTAATTCGCTCTGCGAGGATAAACCTTCCACTTTTAAGGGATGAAAAGCCAGAAATGGTCATGAACAACCTCAGGAGAATACTCGGATGA